In the genome of Pseudorca crassidens isolate mPseCra1 chromosome 14, mPseCra1.hap1, whole genome shotgun sequence, one region contains:
- the ASPRV1 gene encoding retroviral-like aspartic protease 1, with protein MAGSAARSWEGHREHAFVLEPFDGANVAPHLWLNRFEVISDLSHWDHATKLRFLKESLRGDALEAYSGLSPEDQGEYGAVKEALLKTTGGPGAAHSYQPKEILFANSMGKGYYLKGKIGDVPVSFLVDSGAQVSVVHPRLWKEVTGGDLDTLRPFENVVKVANGAEMKILGVWDTVISLGKLKLKAAFLVANASAEDAIIGTDLLQDHNAVLDFEHRTCTLQGKKFRLLPVGGSLEDEFDLEFIEEELYSEEGRQQLPY; from the coding sequence ATGGCCGGGAGTGCAGCCAGGAGCTGGGAGGGCCACCGGGAGCATGCCTTTGTCCTGGAGCCTTTTGATGGAGCCAATGTGGCCCCGCACCTCTGGCTGAACCGCTTTGAGGTCATCAGTGACCTCAGCCATTGGGACCACGCCACCAAGCTGAGGTTCCTGAAAGAGTCCCTCAGGGGAGACGCCCTGGAGGCCTACAGTGGACTCAGTCCTGAGGACCAGGGGGAATACGGGGCTGTGAAAGAGGCCCTCCTGAAGACCACTGGGGGACCCGGGGCGGCCCACAGCTACCAGCCCAAGGAGATCCTCTTTGCCAACAGCATGGGTAAGGGCTACTACCTCAAGGGGAAAATTGGCGACGTGCCCGTGAGTTTCCTGGTGGACTCTGGGGCCCAGGTCTCCGTGGTCCACCCGCGCTTGTGGAAGGAAGTCACCGGTGGCGACCTGGATACCCTGCGACCCTTTGAGAATGTGGTGAAAGTGGCCAACGGGGCTGAAATGAAGATCCTGGGTGTCTGGGATACAGTGATATCCCTGGGCAAGCTGAAGTTGAAGGCGGCTTTCCTAGTGGCCAACGCAAGTGCCGAAGACGCCATCATTGGGACCGACCTGCTCCAGGACCACAACGCCGTCCTGGACTTCGAGCATCGCACGTGCACACTGCAAGGGAAGAAGTTCCGCCTTCTGCCTGTAGGAGGGTCCCTGGAAGACGAGTTCGACCTGGAGTTCATAGAGGAGGAGCTCTACTCAGAGGAGGGGCGGCAGCAGCTCCCCTATTGA